GCACCACTGTTTTTATTACTGCATAATGTTTGTTAATTCATAACACTGCATAATACTGCATGTGTCCTCATCTGTTATGTTTCTCAGCATGTGGATATCAGAAATCTTCCACATCTGCTTCAATAACTCTGTACTTTCTTaaccatggaaatattttatgtagTTGGCTATGAAAAGCTAAGCATTGTTTTGAACAGCAGTATATAGAGTAACAACTTTTCACTCATACAAAGTTCACATTTTAAGTTTACACTTAGAGATATGTAGGTTAAACTGCACAAGCAGAGCTTCACTAATGACTGTCTTGGAAATCTGAACTCATGTTTAGTGTTGCAATTTACCTCATTTGCTAAAGCAAAGGTCCCCCAGTGAATTGCTACAGACTTCTTTGCTTGAACATCAATATGGATTCTTACTGCTTCTTCAGGATCCACATGCTGGTGTTTCATAAACCACCTACCAAAACAAAGAACCACTTTTTTGTGTCACCTAATTCAGTGCAAGATTTCTCCTTTGCTTccattgcaaagaaaaaaaaagaaataaatgctcACCTAATCAAAAAAATCATAAACATGTACACCTGGACAACATACAGAACACTCAAGATCAGGAAACTAACATATAATAACATACCCATTAAACAGCAGTTAATTTACTGTACTCtctttttgaaggattttttttcttatctctaTTTTCAGTAGGTTAAGGACATATTTTACTGGTGCCTTGAGGCATTAAGGCTGAAACTTTAAATCCATCCTTGAAAAAATTTCATGCTAGCAGTACACACCAAAAAGTGCGTGCTTCAGAGATAGCCCAAGGGAACAGGCAAAACGGGAGAACTCGGCAATTCTTGAAAGATACCAAATTATTACCATGCTATTTGGACtcccatctttttttccccagcccatACATGCTTCCCTTCCAGCATTACATGAATACTATCATCTAAATGTTttctccaaaaggaaaaaagcttgcTGTCCTGAGAAAACAGATCTTTCATACTCTATAACCAAATCATCTATGTCTCCACATAAGTTGCAAAACCAGGGTAAACActgaagcaagagaaaaatgcagcaaatgACATACACTGGAATGGGCTGGATTAAATGatgctgtttcagaaaaaaaggcataGAGTAATTCCAGATTTTTCCTCAACACTTTTAAAGGAAGAAGGACTGCTGGATTCATCCTCTGACTGCTGTCCTTAagtctgaagaagaaaaactccAAAAGCATCACACATACATGTACTTTTAAATAAAGTACACCTATAGTTTTAACTTCTGGGTGTAATTTTTGTCATCAGTATATAACTTAATTTACATATTTTGCTCAAACTCTGATTTTCCTACCTTGGCTCATAAGCTCCAATGGGGATGGCTGCAAGATCAAAAGGTCCAAACCTTTTACCTATTtgttcaaaagcaaaacaatatCCAGTATCTCCTGCAAAGAAAAACCTATTCCAAGGTCCCAAGACAGACCAGCTGCCCCAGAGAACCTTGTTATCATCCATCACAGTCCTTTTGCACCAGTGTTGGGAAGGGGTGAAGACAAAAGTCACCGCATCGTGCCCAGGGACACAGTTCTCCTCCCACCAATCCAGTTCAATCACGTTCTCACAGCCGCATCTCTGCATCCACTGCAGGAGCCCCAGCGGCACAAACCAGCGCAGCTCGCTGCCAAAGCGTTCGTTCAGGCTCCTCACGCTGTTGTAGTCCAGGTGATCGTAGTGGGTGTGGCTGATCAACACCGCATCTATCTTGGGGAGCTGCGCTACCGTGCACGGCGGCCCTCGGAAGCGCTTGGGACCCAGCAGCTGAATAGGGGAAGCtctctggctgaagattgggTCAGTGAGAAATACGAGTTCATCCATTTCCACCAAAACTGTGGCGTGTCCCAGCCATGTGACTCGCATACCAGCTCCTGTCTTCCCAGCGTCTTCTGGCTTTTGAACAAAGTAAGGTTGTAACACTGGAAGTTCTTTGTCCAGTTCCTAGCAATAAAGAACACAATATGCATGAGAGATTTCAGAATGTACTTGGCCACGAAACAAAAACTGCATACAAGGCACAAATCAGTACAGTCAAGATTGTACTTTGTTTATGCTTTTATGCAGAGAACTGCAGCACATACTAGATGCCTTTTTAATGTCCATTTTCCCAGCTACttcctaatttaattttaggttTTTGCAATATTTGCGCCTCTCTGTcgagaaagagaagagagtaTCCCATCAGGCCAGGAGACCTGATAGAGTCTGAGGGCATTGCAGTGAGAGCACTACAAGGCACTAACAGCATCCCAATAAAGGATTCCTCCACCTGAAAAAgaatatacatacatacacacagagTGTTACTTAAAAAATACTCAAGTTTAGCTTATGCAACTAAATGATGCATCCTCTTAAGTTCTAGCACAAGTAAGTcacagatgaaagaaaatgccATGTTTGCCAGCAACACTCCACAAAAGCTCTGCTAGCTTTTATCACGCCCTCTCTCTGTCCTCATTACACCTAGAAGCAGCACACAAAGGTTAACCTCACTTGGCTAATGTTAACTATTACAATTTTTCCTTCCCATCGTGCCAATAATCTAATGAACAttgataaaaaacaaaataatttttaagataaaCCTTGAGGGACTTAGATATGCTAGGTTACGAAAAGGTTCCCCCACATCCTCTCTCATTCCCACTTGACAAGTTTCGCAGTCCCTACTTGAGTATGATGGGTCAGAGAACTGATCTGGCTGAACATTTATCCAGAGGTAAAAAATACACAGCTCTTATTTTGATTGGCTCAAATCTGACACTGTGTGTATCCTCAAGTTGGCACAAAGGAGGTCATGGCTGTACATTACCAGCTGAAACTCACTGCCCAACCACCACTCATTCTCTCATTTTGAACCAGAGTTATGCTCTTCACTGCAGTTTGGTTGAAGTGCTAATGCAGAAGTTTCATGTGTAATAAACAAGAgctttcctattaaaaaaaacaaccaaccaatgAGTCTTCTCAGAATTCCTGACCATCTCCATCTTGGCCACAATGTGGCTAAGGCTCTCCTCCCAAACACTTATGGTCTGAACTCCTCACTTTGCTCACTTTGAAGAATTTTCATGTGCTAGGGCAGCTTCTAGACTCCTGACACTTCTCTCCCTTGTAATCACAGATGTCCCAGCACTTCTGGTTCCTAGTCAAGTTCTgcctgccacagctgctgctctcattCTCGCAGCCTAGCAGAGATTAGCACTGTCAGTGAGTTTATATAGAGCTGACCTTATTCCCCTTTAAAAGTTCAGCTGATGCTGTGACAGTTTAAGACTCCAGGAGTTGCCTTGCTAAACCAGTCCTGACAGTTTCAGGGAAGTTACTTTCTCCacaatattttattgatttggaAGGCATATgttgggaaaaacaaagcacacaCGTCTCCATCCCCCTGCAATTCTgctgtaaataataaaatattaatgaaattgctttttctgaGAGGTAATGGGCAAGACATGTTTACTGAAGAAGTTGCGTTACTGTCTCCAGGAATGAGAAATAGATAATCTTCTATAAAGCTGAATATAAGGTTAGTACAACACAACCCTTTAGTTCGTACAAGAAAAGTAGGAGTCTTAGATGGAGATAAATGGCTGCTTCTCCAAGAAAGAAGCATAATTTTCTTATCTCTATTGCATTCTAAGTACATGGGAACAACACTGGCCACAGAAGTCTAAACCACAGAAGCGACATACTGTGACACTTcaatcaaaaacaaacaaacaaaacccctcaaaaacaTTAATTACGACAAACCAACAAATTACATATGGTTAAGTCAACAAATCAGATTATATCAAAGAAATGAAACTCAGATATGGAACTTAATAAATTGTCTTAATGCAATTTAGGTCGgtcagtacatttttaatggaaaatgttctttttaagtGGCTAGTTTTAGTGTTAGATTACAAATTTTCTCAGAACTAGtttatttcacttatttttgcTGATATTTGGCACAAATtagggtggtgttttttttaataatcattACACAATATTAATAAACAATATTAAATGGACGAGGAACTGGTCAGTTGACAGATGTCAacaatttgttttaaagtgGGACTCAGAAATATTCTACCAAGTTTTACCTGGGGTACACTTAATTTCCTTCCCAGTAGCACCTATGGtgctatgttttggatttgtgctgaaaacagtgctggcagcagactGATGTTTTAGCTATTGCTGAGAAGTGCTTACATAGCATCTCAGCCAGTTGACAGGGGCacacaagaagctgggagggacacacctgggacagctgaccccaaccCATCAGAGAGAGATCCCATACCATATGACATTGCACCCAACAGTAAAATCTGGAGTaagaaggaggaggtgggtgaCATTCAGAGTGAATAGCGTTTGTCTTCCCAAGAAACTGTTACATGGGAtgcagccctgctttcctggggatggctaaacacctgcctgcccatgcgaagaaaagaaatttcttaGTTTGCTCatttttgctttacctattgaactgtctttatctcaactcaCAAGTTATCTGATTGTTTCCCTTTCAATTCCACTGGGGTACAAGCAGTGAGGGGTGGAAGTGAGCAGCTGACTGGGACTTGGCTGCCTAAAGCCACAACACATCTGCACTACTAATAAAAGCTTTACAGGGATGTCACTGGGCTTGATGCCATCAAGTATTTACAACAGTTGATTTAAAGGTAGAACTAACCACTATAAAAGGCATTTGTAAAAGTCACACAGACAGGAAGATTGACAGAGAAGAGCACAGTACGAACAACTGCTACCTTCACctatttaaatgaaattctgTGAACAAAAGTTCAAGACAAACCAAGAGCACAAAGATAGTGTGACTTGTGGATCTTGTACAGGGCTTGCGCTCTCCAGGTTTGTGATACACAGGCCTCTGATCCAAATCAATAATTCCTCAGAGGATGAGATCGGAACTGAGGCATCTTGTTGAGCTATCATGGTAAATCACACCAAAAAATTACTTCTCAGTGCACGTGATTTGTGCttggggttggtgttttttttttgttttttttttgtttttttttgtttttgtggtttttttttttttttttttttttatttttttttttggttttttgttgttgttggtttgtttggttgtttttttagtattttacaAAAGCACACCAAAATCACCTTTTAAAGCAATAAGTAATACTCAACTCATAAGATATCAAACTAAAACACAAATTCTATTAGCAGTATACTTCACATGAAGTAGTTAAAACTCACAACAGGATATAGCAATATAACGAATGAAATACGTTTCTTATGGAACTTTTATCCAGTTATAATACATTTTGTTATGTCAGACTAATCAGAAACATATTAAAACTAGAAGAATTATAACAGATTTTTGAAATACAGCAATAATGTCAAATCAGCTACCAACAGAAGTAAAATGTGCTTAATACTGTCTTGTCTTCATTACTCAAGTACAACAAaaattcctcctgctctgtcccttccccctccctgttcttctttccctcctaatgcaaagcaagaaaaaacacatGACAGGCTTGGTAAAACCAGCTGATTAGCTTGGGATTTTTGGCGCTTAGTGCATACTGGAATACCACGGGATTTTACAGAAATGAGAACAACCTAAACTGCAGATCCAACAACTAATAATTAAAGATCCTCCAACAGCACTGAACAAAGTTTATTAATAAAGCctataatgaaaatacaaatagtCCATGCATTCTGGATAATGATATAGGCTCATTGTGAAGGCATGATTATAATGCATATAGCTTTTCCACAGTGAAGCACAAGCACATACCCTGGATAATATGCTCATTTTTACATAGGCAAAGCACTTGGTACAGATAAACTGAACCTGCCCAGCCTAGCAGGGCATCACTAGGCTCACTCAATGTGGAAACTGAAGCTGGAGTCTGCTCAAAGGACGTGCCATCTAGTAGTGATAAATAAAGTATGGAGCCCTCAGTTTGAAATTGAAACAAGCTCAGATGCACTTCACAGACTGATTCAGGGGTGGAAGAAAACTAATTGAAACAAGCAACAAAACGTCTGAGGACTCCAGAAGTGCATTTCATTGATCCCTAtctacatttttctgtttctgatttACTTCACTAAACTCCTGAATAATTGCAGGCACCTAATTAAAAGATTTCctatg
This sequence is a window from Hirundo rustica isolate bHirRus1 chromosome 4, bHirRus1.pri.v3, whole genome shotgun sequence. Protein-coding genes within it:
- the NAPEPLD gene encoding N-acyl-phosphatidylethanolamine-hydrolyzing phospholipase D isoform X2, with translation MVGRRALWSCSLQLSALPSARWSGGTPQPFNSSYRRPAEPPPWKGWSGTMEEEEEEEEKKKGDETLQGRQQQPRSSLEKGMDKNTDEEQPSTACNQYPKEAVKKRQNSGRGSGANDSSRTFRKSFRLDYRLEEDVTKSKRGKDGRFVNPWPTWKSPTLPNVLKWSIMEKDNSNVPRSKQELDKELPVLQPYFVQKPEDAGKTGAGMRVTWLGHATVLVEMDELVFLTDPIFSQRASPIQLLGPKRFRGPPCTVAQLPKIDAVLISHTHYDHLDYNSVRSLNERFGSELRWFVPLGLLQWMQRCGCENVIELDWWEENCVPGHDAVTFVFTPSQHWCKRTVMDDNKVLWGSWSVLGPWNRFFFAGDTGYCFAFEQIGKRFGPFDLAAIPIGAYEPRWFMKHQHVDPEEAVRIHIDVQAKKSVAIHWGTFALANEYYLDPPIKLNEALERYGLKKDDFFLLRHGESRILNTNDRF
- the NAPEPLD gene encoding N-acyl-phosphatidylethanolamine-hydrolyzing phospholipase D isoform X1, with amino-acid sequence MDKNTDEEQPSTACNQYPKEAVKKRQNSGRGSGANDSSRTFRKSFRLDYRLEEDVTKSKRGKDGRFVNPWPTWKSPTLPNVLKWSIMEKDNSNVPRSKQELDKELPVLQPYFVQKPEDAGKTGAGMRVTWLGHATVLVEMDELVFLTDPIFSQRASPIQLLGPKRFRGPPCTVAQLPKIDAVLISHTHYDHLDYNSVRSLNERFGSELRWFVPLGLLQWMQRCGCENVIELDWWEENCVPGHDAVTFVFTPSQHWCKRTVMDDNKVLWGSWSVLGPWNRFFFAGDTGYCFAFEQIGKRFGPFDLAAIPIGAYEPRWFMKHQHVDPEEAVRIHIDVQAKKSVAIHWGTFALANEYYLDPPIKLNEALERYGLKKDDFFLLRHGESRILNTNDRF